The sequence below is a genomic window from Thiomonas intermedia.
TCTTCGATCCCAACATCTTCGCCATCGCCACCGGCATCGAGGAACACAACAACTACGCCGTCGATTTCATCGAGGCCACGCGCTGGATCAAGTCGAACCTGCCGGGCGCCAAGGTGTCGGGAGGGGTCTCCAATGTCTCGTTCAGCTTTCGCGGCAACGAGCCGGTGCGCGAGGCCATCCACACCGTGTTTCTGTACCACGCCATTCAGGCCGGAATGGACATGGGCATCGTCAACGCCGGCATGATCGGGGTCTACGACGACCTCGACCCGTCCTTGCGCGAGCGCGTGGAAGACGTCGTGCTCAACCGCCGCACCGATGCCACCGAGCGCCTGCTCGAAGTGGCCGAAGCGGTGAGGGGCGCGGCCAAGGACGACACCGCCCGCCTGGCCTGGCGCGAACTGCCGGTGCGTCAACGCCTGAGCCATGCGCTGGTCCATGGCATCACCGACTTCATCGTCGACGATACCGAGGAAGTCTGGCAGGCCTTGCGTGCCGAAGGCGGGCGGCCGCTGCACGTCATCGAAGGCCCGCTGATGGACGGCATGAATGTGGTGGGCGACCTGTTCGGCGCGGGCAAGATGTTCCTCCCGCAGGTGGTGAAAAGTGCGCGGGTGATGAAGCAGGCCGTGGCGCATCTGCTGCCCTATATCGAAGCCGAGAAGCTGGAGATGCAGGCCGCGGGCTGCGATGTGCGGGCCAAGGGCAAGATCGTGATCGCCACGGTGAAGGGCGACGTGCACGACATCGGCAAAAACATCGTCACCGTGGTGCTCCAGTGCAACAACTTCGAAGTGGTGAACATGGGCGTGATGGTGCCCGCCAAGGACATTCTGGCCAAGGCGCGCGAGGAATGCGCCGACATCATCGGGCTGTCCGGCCTCATCACCCCCAGCCTCGAGGAGATGCAGCATGTGGCCGCGGAGATGCAGCGCGACGACTATTTCCGCAGCCGCAAGATGCCGCTGCTCATCGGCGGTGCCACGACCAGCCGGGTGCACACGGCGGTGAAGATCGCCCCGCATTACGACGGGCCGGTGGTGTACGTGCCCGACGCCTCGCGCAGCGTGGGCGTGGCGCAGAACCTGCTGTCCGAGCAGGCTGCGGCCTATATCGCCGAGATCGAAACCGATTACGAGAAGGTGCGTGTGCTGCACGCGAACAAGCGCGTCACCCCGCTGGTCTCTCTGGAGCAGGCGCGGGCGAACAAGACCCGCATCGACTGGTCGGCCTACCAGCCGCCCGTGCCGAAGTTCATCGGCCGGCGCGTGTTCCGCAACTATGACCTGGCGGAGATCGCCGCCAGCATCGACTGGGCGCCGTTCTTCCAGACCTGGGATCTGGCGGGCAAGTTTCCCGACATCCTCACCGACGACATCGTGGGCGAATCCGCCCGCCGCGTCTACGGCGATGCCCAGCGCATGCTCAAGCGGCTGATCGAAGGTCGCTGGCTCACGGCGCATGCCGTCATCGGACTGTGGCCCGCCAACAGCGTGAACGATGACGACATCGCGATCTACACCGACGAGAGCCGCTGCACCGAGTTGATGGTGTGGCATGGCCTGCGCCAGCAGACCGAACGCCCGGTGATCGATGGCGTGCCCAGACCGAACCGCGCGCTGGCCGACTTCATCGCCCCCAAGGGCACCGGCGCCGACTACATCGGCCTGTTCGCCGTGACCGCCGGCATCGGCGTGGACGCCAAGGAAAAAGCCTTTCTCGCCGATCTCGACGACTACTCCGCCATCATGCTCAAAGCCCTGGCCGACCGCCTGGCCGAAGGGCTTGCCGAGCGCATGCACCAGCGCGTGCGCACCGAGTTCTGGGCCTATGCGCCCGAAGAATCGCTGAGCCAGGCCGAGATGATCGCCGAGCAGTATCGCGGCATCCGCCCTGCGCCTGGCTATCCCGCCTGCCCGGAACATTCGGTCAAGGGCGACATGTTCACAGCGTTGCAGGCGCAGGACATCGGCATGTCGCTGACCGAAAGCTGGGCCATGCTTCCCGCCGCCAGCGTGAGCGGCTTTTACCTCGCTCACCCCGAAGCCCAGTATTTCAACGTCGGCCCCGTCGGCCCCGATCAAAAGGCCGACTGGGAACGCCGCGCCGCGCGCTCACTGGAAGCCGTGGCCGTGCAGACCTGAGCCCGCCAGGACGCCGCAGCGCGCCCAGGCGGCCTCAATGTTGATTGGCATAACGCATGCCCGCACGCACCGAGGCCATCGCCTGATCGACCTGCTGCAGCGCATGCATGCGCCAGCCGCCCTTGTCCGGTGCGGCGCGCAGCAGCTCCGCGCGGGCCTGCTGCAGATCACGCAGCGCATGCATCATCGCCGGCTGGGGCGCGGCAAAGGCCGCAGGCGCGCCCAGCGTCAGGCCAACGGCCAGCATCAAGGGGGCAGCAAAACGAACGGACATGTCAGACTCCTGTGGGACATGGCACAACGCCATGCCCGCAACAACGGCCCACGTGCATTGGTCGGTGACGTCGTGGATTACTGGTCTGCAACTGAACGTTACCAACCTGCCTACTGCGGGCGGGCCTCCGTGGGAATGACAGATAACAACGCTGGCGCAAGGGATTGCACAAACGAAGCCGTCATGTGCTGGCCATCCCGATAAACAACCTGTCCACGCAGTTCGGCTCGACACGTTTGCTGCGGGCAAATGACATGCCGAAGATCTATCAAGTGCGCATTCGCGAAAGGCGCAATGGCCATCTCCAGCGCAGTGTGGACACTGTCGACACTGATCGCAGCGAGCGGGTTCGAGCAGGTTTTCCACCTCGACAGCCAATGCGGCAAATTTGCTCGAGCAGACAAGCAGGCTATGCCGTCGAATCCAAGTTCTGGAGATGGATTCATGACCAAAATGCATCCGACCACTGGACTCAAACGCGCTAGAACGCTTCGCGTTCCTTCGATCCATTGGCCCTGAGTAAAAGCGTAATGGGTGGATCCCAGGTAGACGATGTCGGGACGTAACCTCTCGATTTCGGCGATGGCCCTTTGCCTCCAGAGATTGCAAACTGCATAAATGCCGTGGGCCTTGTTGTAGGTATAACTCACTTGAGAGGCAGAACAGGAGGACTTGGTCAGCACTGCGACACGCCAGTCCGGTTTGGCCAAATAGATGGAGGCGATGGCTGGAAACCACTGTGCCATGACACTGTCCCCAAAAATCACGGCTGTGTGTTTGGCCTGGGCTGGGCCGAAATCACAGACTCGAACATCAGCGCTGTGGTACCAGGTATCGCAACCGGGATGCGAGTACAGAGCTGGGAGATCCCATCGAGCCAAATCGAGCTCGAGCTGAGGCGGGCTTTGCAGAAGCTCGCGCGCAGCATCCTGCCACTGACTCATCAGAACGAATGCAAGGCCCGCGGACACAATACCGGCGCCGAGAACGGGCCACGGGCGTGACCTCAAACGCCGACGATGCACTGGCTGCTCAACCCAAAAATAAGTCAGCGATGCGAGTAGCAGGGCCAGCGCGACCATTCCCAGTCGTACCCATGCGGAATGCCCGAGAAACGACTGACCAAGGAGCAAAACCGGCCAGTGCCACAGGTAGAGGCTGTACGAAACATTGCCGATGAACTGCGGCACACGGGCTCGGAGGAGGAAGCGCGACAACCATTGCCCAGGGCCGCGCTCCGGACGATCGAGCAAGACAAACACCGCCCCAACGCTAGGCCATACAGCGAACAAGCCCGGATAACGCAAACTGTCGTCGAGAGTCACCGCAGCTGCGATGATCAGAACGTACCCAAGGGCATTCAAAATCGACCTGCCTAGCATGGCTCGCGCCCACCTTGGGAACTCGAGCTTCTCTCGGAGCGCGAAGGTCAAAGCACCAAGCCCGAATTCCCAGGCTCTACCCGGCATCAGATAGAAAGCCAGCTCGAGCTGTGTATGACTCCAGTACACGCCCAAACCCAGGGAAATCAGGCTTATTGCGATCCAGCCGCCGAGGAGACGTCTGCGATCAAACTGCCTGCCTTGCCAGGCGAAAGCGCCGAGCAGAAAGAGCATCAACCACGGCCACACGACATAAAACTGTTCCTCGACGCCAAGCGACCACGTGTGCAGAAACAAATTGCTGGTGGCTCCCGAGGAAAAGTAGTTGATGACTCGAGCCGAGAAGTAGAAGTTGCTTAGCCAGACCGCGGCGGCCTTTGCTGCTGCGGAATCTTCAAGCTGTCGTTGTGGGCCACTGAGAAGCCATCCAAAGACTGCAACGCTGACCAGGACCAGAATCAACGCAGGCGCCAGACGCTTGAACCTTCGAGCGTAGAAACCGACTGCATCGAACCTGCGAGTGCCTTGAACCTCGTCCCATACAAGACCGGATATGAGATAACCCGACAGTACGAAGAAGACATCTACACCGACATATCCTCCCTGCAGAAAGGGCACGCCGGCGTGTGCCGCGATAACCAGCACGATGGCTAGCGCACGCAGACTTTGCAGATCGGCGCGGAATGCAAGGCGGGTATGAGCGCCTGACTTCATGGGCTGTCCATCTGGGTAAACCTCAACGCTCATGATTGTGGAAGTGAATTGGCTAGTTCAACCATTCTCCTGAAAACACGATTCTCAAAACGCTACAAGCTGTAAGAAAAAAGCCGACCCTAAGGTCGGCTTCAAGGGGATTGCGGCATCCCTCAATGGGCGGTCGAGGCGCCTCCGCCCGGGGGATGGGCCATCGGGTCGTTGGCCTCGGATTCGCGCAGCGCCTGAGCGCGGGCTTCGTGACTGTGATCGGTGCCGAGCAGCATGTACATGGCCGGCACGACGAACAGGGTGAACAGGGTGCCGATGGCCAGGCCGCTGGCGATCACCAGCCCCATGTTGAAGCGGCTGACCGCACCGGCACCGCTGGCGAAAATCAGCGGCATCACGCCGAGCACCATGGAGGCCGTGGTCATCAGAATCGGGCGCAGCCGCATGCCCGCGGCATGCTCGATGGCCTCGCGCTTGCTCCGGCCTTCACGCTGCAGATTGTTGGCGAACTCCACGATCAGAATGCCGTGCTTGGAGATCAGCCCGATCAGCGTCACCAGCCCCACCTCGGTGTAGATGTTGAGTGTGGCGTGGCCGATGCCCAGATTGATGAACAGCAGCGCGCCCGAAATCGCCATCGGCACCGAGATCAGGATGATGATGGGATCGCGGAAGCTCTCGAACTGCGCAGCGAGGGCCAGGAAGATGATGACCAGCGCAAAGCCGAAGGTCAGCACCAGGCCGCCGGTCTCCTGCTCGTACTGCCGCGAAGGCCCGGCGAAGTCGTAGCTGTAGCCCGTGGGCAGGGTGCGCTTGGCCAAGGCCACCAGATTGTCCAGCGCCTCGCCCTGGGCGATCGTGGGCAGGGTCACACCCTGGATGGTCGCCGAGTTGAGCTGCTGGAAGTGGTTGATGGTCTCGGGCTGCACGCTGGTGGTCAGATGCACCACGGTGGACAAGGGCACCATGCTTCCGCTCGAGGTACGGACGTAGTAGTGCCGCAACTGGTTGGCATTGAGGCGGTATTGCTGCGCCACTTGCGGAATGACCTTGTAGGAGCGTCCGTCAAGTTCGAAGAAGTTGACGTAGCCCCCGCCGAGCATGGCCGACAGGGCCGAGCCGATGTCCTGCATGGTCAGGCCGAGCTGCGCCGCCATATTGCGGTCGACATTGATGCGGGTCTGCGGCAGGTCGATGCGCAGGTCGGACTGCAGGAAGATGAATTGCCCGGACTTCAGGGCGTCCTGCAGGAACTTCTGCGACACGTCGTAGAGCTTGCTCGCCGGTTCGGTGGTGGTGATCACGAACTGGATGGGCAGGCCGCGCGAGCCTGGCAGCGGCGGCGGCTGGAACACCGCGATCTGGCTGCCGGCGATGTGGTTGAGCTTCTGCTGCAGCTCGGGCTGCATCTGCGTGGCCGTGCGCGCGCGCTCATCCCAGGGCTTGAGCACCATGCCGGCGATCACCTGACTGGGCGTGTTGAGCTGGAACACGTGGTCGGTTTCCGGGAAGGTCTTGAACACGTCGTAGACCTGTTTGGCGTAGAGCCCGCGCTGATCCAGGGTGGCCGTGGGATTGTTGAACGACACGGCGATGAGCACGCCCTGATCTTCCTGCGGCGCCAGCTCCGACATGGACGTGGAGTACAGGAAATAGATCGAACCCAGAATGATGGCGGCCATCACCGCCGTCACCGGCAGATAGTTGAGCGAACCGTCGAGGGTGCGCTCGTAGCGCTTGTGCAGGCGCTCGAAACTGTGGTCGAGGAACAGCACCAGCCGGTCCTGCCAGCTGCGGCTCTGCGGATCGGGCGCCTTCAGCAGGTGCGAGCACATCATGGGCGACAGCGTCAGCGCGATGATGGCCGAGATGACCACCGTGCCCACCAGGGTGAAGGCAAACTCGGTGAACAACGCGCCGGTGAGCCCGCCCATGAAGCCGATGGGCACGTACACCGCCACGAGCACGATGGTCATGGCGATGATGGGGTTGGCCAACTCGCGCGCCGCGCGCACGGCGGCATCGTGCCGCGACATGCCCTCTTCGAGGTGGCGACTGATGTTCTCGACCACGATGATGGCGTCATCCACCACCAGACCGATGGCCAGCACGATCGCCAGCAGGGTGAGCAGGTTGATCGAATAGCCCAGCGCCAGCATGATGGTGAAGGTGCCGACGATGGACAGCGGTATCGCCACCAGCGGCACGATCACCGAACGCAGCGAGCCGAGGAAGATGAACACCACGGCGGTGACGATCAGGATGGCCTCGACCAGGGTCTTGACCACTTCGTCGATGGACGACGTCACGAACTTGGTCGAGTCGTAGACGATGGCGCCATTCAGCCCTGCGGGCAACTGCTGCTGGATGGCTGGGAAGGCCTTGCGCACCCGCTCCACGACGTCGAGCAGATTGGCGCCCGGCGCCACCTGGATACCGATGAACACCGAGGACTTGCCGTCGAAGGCCACCGAGCTGTCATAGTCGTCCGACCCCAGGGTGACCTGAGCCACCTGATCGAGCCGCACCACCTGACCATTCACCGACTTCACCACCATGTTGCGGAAGCTGCTCAGCGACTTCAGGTCGGTATTGGCCGCGAGGTTGATCTGCACCATCTGGCCCTTGGTGTTGCCAGTGGCCGAGAGGTAGTTGTTGGCGGCCAGGGCCGAATAGACATCGGCAGCGGTCAGGCCGTAAGCGGCGAGCTTGTTCGGATCGAGCCAGGCGCGCAGCGCGAAGTTCTTGGCGCCGAGGATCTCGGCGGTCTGCACCCCGTCGATCGACTGCAGCTTGGGCTGCACCGAACGGGTGATGTAGTCGGTGATCTGGTTCGGCTGCAGCACATTGCTGTAGAAGCCGATGTACATGGCATCGATGGTCTGACCGATGGACACGGTGAGCACCGGTTTCTGAGCCGCGGAAGGCAGCTGGTTGAGCACCGAGTTCACCTTGGTGTTGATCTCGGTGAGCGCCTTGTCCGGGTCGTAGTTCAGCCGCAGATTGGCGGTGATGGTGCTGCTGCTCTGCACGCTGCTCGACGTCATGTAGTCGATGCCGTTGGCCTGCGCGATGGCGTTTTCCAGGGGTGTGGTGATGAAGCTGGCCACCAGATTGGCATCCGCACCAGGATAGGTCGTGGTGATGGTGACCACCGCGTTTTGCGTATAGGGATACTGCAGCACCGGCAGCAGGCCCACGGAGCGCAGGCCCAGCACCAGAATCACCAGGCTGACCACGATGGCCAGCACAGGGCGATCAATGAAGATGTCTGTGAATTTCTTGTTCATCGCGGGCGGCCGGTTCAGGAGTTGGGCACTTGCGGGTTGGCACTGTCGGCCGGCTGCACGCTGTTGTTGATCAACACCGGCGTGCCGTTGCGCAGCTTGAGCTGGCCTGCGGTGACCACGGTCTCGCCGGCCTTCAGTCCGCTGACGATGGCCACTTGGTCGCCGCGTGTCAGGCCCGTCGTGACAAAGCGCTGCTCGGCCACGTACTTGGGCTTGCCGTTGGCGTCCTTGCCATCGTCCTTCACCAGGAAGACGGTTGCCCCATAGGGGTTGTAGGCCACGGCCGCATTGGGCAGAGTGATGTAGTCATGCGGCTCGCCGTCGGTCAGACGAACGGTGGCGAACACACCGGGCAGCAGTTCACCCTTGGGGTTGGGAATGCTGGCGCGCACGGTGAGGTTGCGGGTGGTCGTGCTCACCTGGGGCTCGACCGCAATCACCTTGGCCTCGAAGGTCTTGCCGGCAACGGCATTGGTGGTCACTTGCGCCTTCATGCCCACATGCACCAGATCGATCTGGTTCTGCGGCACGGTGAAGTCGATCTCCATCGGGTCGAGGGCCTGCAGCGTGACGGCTGCCGTGCCTGGCGCCAGATACTGGCCGAGGTTGATCTGACGGATGCCCAGCACGCCCGAGAACGGCGCGGTGATGGTGGCCTGCGCCAGCACCGCCTTCTGCGCGTTGATCTGCTCGGCCAGCGCCTTGAGCTGGGCCTGCACGCTGGTCACATTGGCACGATCGGTGTCCACGGCGGCCTGGCTGATGGCCTGAACCTTGAGCTGCGCCTCATCGCGCTTCAGCGTGGTCTGCGCCAGATCGAGCTGGGCCTGCAACTGACCCACCTGGGCCTGCAGTTGCGCCAGCTGGGCGCGCTGCGGCGCGTCGCTGAGCTGGGCCAGAACCTGTCCGGCGCGCACCTTCTCGCCGGAGCGGAAGTGGATGGCGGTGACGATGCCCGCAACCTGCGGGCTCAACGAGGCCTGCTGGCTCGCGCGCAGATTGCCCAGCGCTTCCACCGTGGGCTGCCAGGCCGATGACTGCGTCACCTGCGTCGACACGGTCTGCGGCGGGTTGGACATGCCCTTGATCGCCTTGGCGATCATGGTGTTCTTGAAGTGCTGGAACCACACCAGTCCCCCGATCAATACGGCGGCGATGATGAGCATGATGATCATGCGCTTGGTTGTGCCTTTGGTCATCTCTGAACTCCGAATGCTGTCTTGTTTGGTGTGATCGGAAAGGGGGTGGCCATTACTGGGCCGACGCCTGGGCGGGTTGCGCCGCGGGCGGCGAGCCCTGGACGGCGGCATCGTTCATCACGCCGCCGCCCATGGCCTGGTACAGCGCTGCGCTGTCGGCCAAACGCTGGGCCTGCGCCGAAATGAGGCCGATGCGGGTTTGCTGCGCCTGCTGCTGCGCGGTGAGCAGCTGCAGATAGCTGGCGGCACCGAGCAGATATTGCTGGTCGACGAGCTTGAGCGACTCCTGGGCCGATGCATCCGCTGCGGCCTGCGCCTGCAAGGTCTGCGCATCGTTCTCCAGGGCGCGCAGCGCATCGGCCACATTGCGCAAAGCCTGCAGCACCGTCTGCTGATAGTTGGCCCCGGCCGCCTGGAGACTGGCTTCGGCCGCGTTCGCCCCGGCCTTCAACCCGGCGTTGAACAACGGTTGCGCCAGGCTGCCGGCCAGCGACCACACGGCCGAACCGGGGCCGAACAAGGCGCCCATCGTGAGCGCCTGGGTGCCCAGGCTGGCGCTGAGGTTGATCTGCGGATACAGATTGGAGATCGCCACCCCGTACTGCGCCGTCGCCGCATGCAGCAAGGCCTGGCTGGCGCGAATGTCAGGCCGCTGCTGCACCAGCGCCGAGGGCACGACCACGGGCAGCGTCTGCGGCAGCGCAAAGGCCGACAGGGTGAAACGCGGCAAGTCGGCCGCGCCGGGCTCCTTGCCGATCAGCACCGCCAGCAGATGATCGGTCTGCTCAAGCTTGTTGCGCAGCGGGGGCACGCTGGCGCGCGTCTGCTCGACCTGGGTTTCCAGAGTCAGCACATCGGTACGGGCGGCGGCGCCGAGCGCAAACCGCTTGCGGGCAATCTCGAGCTGGTTCTGCTGCGCCTTCAGAATGGCCTCGGTGGCTTCGATCTGGGCGCCGAGCTGGGCCTGGGTGAAGGCGGCGGTGACCACATTGGCAGCCAGGGTCAGCCTTGCGCCTTCGAGCTGGAACTGCTGATAGTGCGCCTGCGCCGCCAGGGCTTCGAGAGCGCGGCGGTTGCCCCCGAACAGGTCGAAGTCGTAACCCACCGCAATGCCTGCGTTATAGAGGTTGTAGGTGGTCGTCCTATCGCCGCTCTGGCCGGTGCTCGCCGCATTCGCCTGGTTGCGACTCGCACCGAGCTTGGCATTCACCGTGGGGTAAAGCGTGGAACCGGCCTGAGCCTCATAAGTCTGCTGGGCTTGCCGCAGCGTGGCTTCGGCCGCGGCCAGCGACGGACTGTTGTGCAGCGCCGCATCCACCAGACCGTCGAGCTGCGAGGAACCATACGCACGCCACCAGTCGGGGGCGATGCGATCAGCGGTCTGGAATCGCTGCACCCCGCCCAGCGGACCCGGCGCCGATGCTGTCTGCGCGGGCAAGCCCTGGCGCGTGTATTGCGCTGCGGCGGGCGCCTTGGGCGTTTGGAAATCGGGGCCGACCGTGGTGCAACCCCCGAGCAGGGCGGCGCAGAGGGACAACCACAAGACGCGAGGAGTCGCGGGCAAATTCTGCATAGGGCGCGTTCCGGAAAGACGGAGGAGCAACGGGAAGGAAAGGAGGCAAACACAGCGCGTTGCCGGAGGCCCTCACCTGTCGGCGAGGACGCCTCCTGCTGTGCGAAAGACGGCTGATTCTAGGAGGTGCCTCGGAATTTTGCCGACCACGCTCCCCCGATTCGATGGGACGAATGTTCGGCATGCTAGGCGAAGAAGAAATGGCCGGGTTGCTTTACTATGCCAATGAATATCGCAAACACGCCAAAATGCGCCCTGACCACGCCCCACCCTCCGACTGCGAATGCAGCAAAGCGGAACTTCTCCAGCGAATCAACCATCTCGAAGGCGCCGAGTTGATCGCGGTGAGCGTGCGCAACCCGCTGGCCATGGATCCTGAAACGCACTGCCATGCGCGCGGCACCCTGTTCCTGCTCAACGAAGGGCTGGTGATCGTGGAAACCGCCCAGGGGCGGCAGCTCTCCCCCTCACAAACCATCGGCTGGATGCCGCCAGGCGTGGCGCACGCGGTGCAGTCTTATGGTCCGACGGCCGGTTACGGCGCCTTCTTGGCACCGCAACTCTGCGGCGACCTGCCGGCGGAGCCAACCAGCTACCCGGTCAATCCGCTGGTGGCGCTGATCCTGCAGAAGGCGCTGAGCTGGCCTCACGATGTCCCGCTGGACCTCAGCCGCATGCGTCTGCTGCTGGTACTGCTCGACGAATTGCGGCAGTCACGGGCCCGCCCCCTGCAGCTTCAATGGCCGCAGGACGCCCGGCTGCTGAGCATCGCGCGCGGCCTTCTCGACCATATCGCCAGCGCACGCACGCTCGATCAATGGGCCCGCTGGGCAGACATCAGCCCCCGGACGCTCAGCCGCAAGTTCGTGCTGGAGACTGGCATGAGCTTCGCGCAGTGGCGCCAGTGGGCCCGACTGACCCAGGCGCTGGAATGGCTGGCGACCGGCCGCGCCGTCAAGGACGTCGCTCTGTCGCTGGGCTATGACAGCGTCAGTGCCTTCATCAAAACCTTCCGCCAGACGCTGGGCACGACGCCGTCGGCCTACTTTCAGACCCAGCAGCGCCACCGGCCCATGGTGACGCTCTCGCCCGCCGACGAGTCCGCGCCGACACTGGAATGAACCGAGGGCCGGTTCACGGTCTTTCATCGGTCTTTCTGTCGGCATATCCTTCTGACGATTCGATCTTTGGATTCACCCGGCGAGGTGAGTAGGCTGGGGTCTGTTGACGCCACCCAAACCCCACACAGGAGACTCTTCATGAAATTTGAAACGCTTGCCGTCCACGCCGGCTACAAACCCGATCCGGTCACCCGCGCGGTGGCCGTGCCCATTTATCAGACCGTGTCGTACGCCTTCGACAACACCCAGCATGGCGCCGATCTGTTCGACCTGAAGGTTGCCGGCAATATCTACACCCGCATCATGAACCCGACCAACGACGTGCTGGAGCAGCGCGTCGCGGCCCTCGAAGGCGGCGTCGCGGCGCTGACGGTGGCCTCGGGCATGGCCGCCATCACCGCGGCCATTCAAACGCTGGCCGAGGCCGGCGACAACATCGTCTCCAGCAGCCGTCTGTATGGCGGCACCTACAACCTGTTCGCCCACACCTTCCCGCGGCAAGGGCTGGAGGTGCGCTTTGCCGATCCGCGCGACCCCGACAGCTTTGCCCGGCTGATCGACCACCGCACCCGCGCGGTGTTTTGCGAAACCATCGGCAATCCGCTGGGCAACGTGACCGACATCGGCGCGCTCGCCGCCGTGGCGCATGCCGCCGGGGTGCCGCTGATCGTCGACAACACCGTGCCCTCGCCCTACCTCTGCCGTCCGTTCGAGCACGGTGCGGACATCGTGGTGCACTCCTTGACCAAATACCTCGGCGGCCACGGCAACAGCGTGGGCGGCGCCATCGTCGATGCCGGCAAGTTCGACTGGACCGCGCACCGCGACCGCTTCAAACTCCTGGTCGAGCCCGACGTGAGCTATCACGGCGTGAGCTACACCGAACAGTTCGGTGCCGCCGCATTCATCGCCCGCGCCCGCGTGGTGCCCTTGCGCAATATGGGCGCGGCACTGTCGCCGCTCAACGCCTTCCTCATTCTTCAGGGCATCGAAACCCTGCCGCTGCGCATGGACCGGATCTGCGCCAACGCGCTGCACATCGCCACGCATCTGCAGAAGCATCCGCGCGTGGCCTGGGTGCGCTACGCCGGGCTGGTCGACCACCCCGATCACGACATCGCGCATCGGCTGATGCATGGCCGGGCCTCGGGCATTCTGAGCTTCGGGCTGAAAGGCGGCAGGAAGGCAGGCGCGCAGCTGCAGGACGCCCTCCAGCTCTTTACGCGGCTGGTCAACATCGGCGACTGCAAGTCGCTCGCCTGCCACCCGGCCACGACCACCCATCGCCAGCTCAACCCACAAGAGCTGGAAGCGGCCGGGGTGAGTGAGGACATGGTGAGGTTGTCGATCGGCATCGAAAACGTGCACGATCTGATCGCCGATCTGGACCAGGCGCTGGAGGCCAGCGGCAGTTGAGCCGACTCACGGCCCTCGGCTGTCGGCAAAAAGGCGGCCTGAGACGTTGAGCATGCACACACACCATTCACCAAAACCACGGGAGAACTTCATGTCATCCATTCCTCCGCAGAACGCCACAACACCGGGAAAAGGCGTCTGGATTGCAGTCTTCGTCATGGGTGCGGTCATCGTGGCGCTGTTGGCCGCGGTGCTCTACAAGCTCAGCGACAGTTCGGGCGGCAAACCCGTGGCCGCCGC
It includes:
- a CDS encoding efflux RND transporter periplasmic adaptor subunit, whose amino-acid sequence is MTKGTTKRMIIMLIIAAVLIGGLVWFQHFKNTMIAKAIKGMSNPPQTVSTQVTQSSAWQPTVEALGNLRASQQASLSPQVAGIVTAIHFRSGEKVRAGQVLAQLSDAPQRAQLAQLQAQVGQLQAQLDLAQTTLKRDEAQLKVQAISQAAVDTDRANVTSVQAQLKALAEQINAQKAVLAQATITAPFSGVLGIRQINLGQYLAPGTAAVTLQALDPMEIDFTVPQNQIDLVHVGMKAQVTTNAVAGKTFEAKVIAVEPQVSTTTRNLTVRASIPNPKGELLPGVFATVRLTDGEPHDYITLPNAAVAYNPYGATVFLVKDDGKDANGKPKYVAEQRFVTTGLTRGDQVAIVSGLKAGETVVTAGQLKLRNGTPVLINNSVQPADSANPQVPNS
- a CDS encoding efflux transporter outer membrane subunit — its product is MQNLPATPRVLWLSLCAALLGGCTTVGPDFQTPKAPAAAQYTRQGLPAQTASAPGPLGGVQRFQTADRIAPDWWRAYGSSQLDGLVDAALHNSPSLAAAEATLRQAQQTYEAQAGSTLYPTVNAKLGASRNQANAASTGQSGDRTTTYNLYNAGIAVGYDFDLFGGNRRALEALAAQAHYQQFQLEGARLTLAANVVTAAFTQAQLGAQIEATEAILKAQQNQLEIARKRFALGAAARTDVLTLETQVEQTRASVPPLRNKLEQTDHLLAVLIGKEPGAADLPRFTLSAFALPQTLPVVVPSALVQQRPDIRASQALLHAATAQYGVAISNLYPQINLSASLGTQALTMGALFGPGSAVWSLAGSLAQPLFNAGLKAGANAAEASLQAAGANYQQTVLQALRNVADALRALENDAQTLQAQAAADASAQESLKLVDQQYLLGAASYLQLLTAQQQAQQTRIGLISAQAQRLADSAALYQAMGGGVMNDAAVQGSPPAAQPAQASAQ
- a CDS encoding AraC family transcriptional regulator, producing the protein MFGMLGEEEMAGLLYYANEYRKHAKMRPDHAPPSDCECSKAELLQRINHLEGAELIAVSVRNPLAMDPETHCHARGTLFLLNEGLVIVETAQGRQLSPSQTIGWMPPGVAHAVQSYGPTAGYGAFLAPQLCGDLPAEPTSYPVNPLVALILQKALSWPHDVPLDLSRMRLLLVLLDELRQSRARPLQLQWPQDARLLSIARGLLDHIASARTLDQWARWADISPRTLSRKFVLETGMSFAQWRQWARLTQALEWLATGRAVKDVALSLGYDSVSAFIKTFRQTLGTTPSAYFQTQQRHRPMVTLSPADESAPTLE
- a CDS encoding O-acetylhomoserine aminocarboxypropyltransferase/cysteine synthase family protein, whose translation is MKFETLAVHAGYKPDPVTRAVAVPIYQTVSYAFDNTQHGADLFDLKVAGNIYTRIMNPTNDVLEQRVAALEGGVAALTVASGMAAITAAIQTLAEAGDNIVSSSRLYGGTYNLFAHTFPRQGLEVRFADPRDPDSFARLIDHRTRAVFCETIGNPLGNVTDIGALAAVAHAAGVPLIVDNTVPSPYLCRPFEHGADIVVHSLTKYLGGHGNSVGGAIVDAGKFDWTAHRDRFKLLVEPDVSYHGVSYTEQFGAAAFIARARVVPLRNMGAALSPLNAFLILQGIETLPLRMDRICANALHIATHLQKHPRVAWVRYAGLVDHPDHDIAHRLMHGRASGILSFGLKGGRKAGAQLQDALQLFTRLVNIGDCKSLACHPATTTHRQLNPQELEAAGVSEDMVRLSIGIENVHDLIADLDQALEASGS